The following coding sequences lie in one Fusarium poae strain DAOMC 252244 chromosome 1, whole genome shotgun sequence genomic window:
- a CDS encoding hypothetical protein (TransMembrane:1 (i21-42o)~BUSCO:29485at5125) has translation MPSESTPWLRWVLGMGERRKLGDVAMDILLFAGMMTAGLYVARNFLNPILSNIADPDKEKHEQARRQAKAHLERMNRHKRDGLDYGDDSSDSRRGPRPEELVLNEYENLVALEMVPPEDISVGFDDIGGLDTIIEELKESIIYPLTMPHLYSHAAPLLSAPSGVLLYGPPGCGKTMLAKAVAHESGASFINLHISTLTEKWYGDSNKIVRAVFSLARKMQPAIIFIDEIDAVLGTRRSGEHEASGMVKAEFMTLWDGLTSSNSSGMPARIMVLGATNRINDIDEAILRRMPKKFPVTLPGTEQRRRILQLVLQDTKTDPEHFNIDYVARITAGLSGSDIKEACRDAAMVPVREYMRQHRESGKAMSTVDPKQFRGIRSDDFLGREGGQIKMQPTRQTSGVEELIAEEQD, from the exons ATGCCATCCGAGTCAACCCCTTGGCTGCGCTGGGTCCTCGGCATGGGGGAACGACGTAAGCTCGGCGATGTCGCCATGGACATTTTGCTCTTCGCGGGCATG ATGACTGCTGGCCTATACGTCGCTCGAAATTTCTTGAATCCTATCCTAAGCAACATAGCCGACCCCGATAAAGAGAAACATGAACAGGCCAGGCGCCAGGCGAAAGCACACCTCGAGCGTATGAATAGGCATAAAAGAGATGGACTTGACTATGGCGATGACAGCAGCGACTCAAGGAGAGGACCTCGGCCTGAGGAATTAGTTCTTAACGAATATGAAAACCTGGTTGCGCTTGAGATGGTACCTCCTGAAGACATCTCTGTTGGTTTTGATG ATATTGGCGGCCTGGACACGATCATCGAAGAACTAAAAGAATCCATCATCTATCCCCTAACGATGCCACATCTATACTCTCACGCTGCACCACTACTGTCTGCCCCCTCGGGAGTCCTCTTGTATGGCCCTCCAGGCTGTGGAAAGACGATGCTCGCAAAAGCTGTCGCCCACGAAAGCGGTGCTTCTTTCATCAACCTACATATTTCGACCTTGACCGAGAAGTGGTACGGCGACTCAAACAAAATTGTAAGGGCCGTCTTTTCGTTGGCTCGAAAGATGCAGCCTGCTATTATCTTTATCGACGAGATTGATGCTGTTCTTGGTACTCGAAGGAGTGGCGAGCATGAGGCTAGTGGCATGGTTAAAGCCGA GTTTATGACTCTCTGGGATGGCCTGACCTCTTCGAACTCCTCAGGAATGCCTGCTCGCATTATGGTGCTGGGCGCAACCAACCGCATTAACGACATCGACGAGGCTATTCTCCGCAGAATGCCCAAGAAGTTCCCCGTTACGTTACCAGGAACTGAGCAGCGACGCAGGATCTTGCAGCTTGTGTTGCAAGATACAAAGACGGATCCCGAACACTTCAACATTGACTACGTTGCAAGAATTACTGCTGGACTTTCAGGCAGCGACATCAAGGAAGCGTGTCGAGATGCGGCCATGGTGCCTGTTCGAGAATACATGCGACAGCACCGCGAGAGTGGAAAGGCCATGTCGACCGTGGACCCTAAGCAGTTCCGTGGTATCAGGTCTGACGACTTCCTCGGTCGTGAAGGCGGGCAGATCAAGATGCAGCCAACACGGCAAACAAGCGGTGTTGAGGAATTGATTGCAGAGGAGCAGGATTAG